TACTCGACTCCTCCACTTAGTGAAATTCATTTAATTTCAGGGCAGTCTTCGATGGATAAACTCAATCCCGAGCGTATGTCTATATTGGTTTGGAATATCTATAAAGGGGGGAAACCTACTTTTAAGACAGACTTCCCCGAAATCATTAAAGATAAAGACCTTCTTCTTATCCAAGAAACTGATTCACATCCAAATGTTCAAGAAGTTTACAAGGATATTGAAGGCTTTCGTTTTGATACAGGAGTTAGTTTTACTTACGATAAATATCCTAACTCATTTTCAGGATCTGCCATTGCCTCTAAAGTTGACCCAAGTGAAGTCAGACTATTTAGAACAAAGTATCGTGAGCCAATCGTATCAACTCATAAAGTTGTGACTTCTGCTACATATCCAATGGCCGGAAAGAGTGAAGAACTTTTAGCAATTAGTATTCACGCTATTAACTTCTCTCCAATGGTAGGCTTCTTTCATCAATTAGAGCAAACCTCAGAAATGATAAAGAATCATAGGGGACCAATTATCTTCGGTGGAGATTTTAACTGTCGCTCACTAACAAAAACGAATTATATGAGAAATTTCTTTAAGAAGCTGGGCTTTAAGGAAGTTACTTTTACTAACGATACTAGGTATCGCTCAGGAATGACTGGTCGAGTTATTGATTATATCTTTGTTAGAGACCTTAAAATTCTAGAATCACAGGTTTATGGAGAGCTAACATCTTCCGACCATATGGCGATGAGGGTAGAGCTTTCTTATTAGGAAGCTACTTGCTCTAATTTTTCTTCTTTGATTCACATTTATAGTTTAGAATATGTAAATGAAATTAGTTTTTATTCTCGCTCATTTTCTTCTTGGTTTTTCTTCCTATAGTGCAGATATAACTATAACAGCCCATCCTGATTATCCTCCAATCTCATGGGAGAGTGGAGGAACATTGAAAGGGGCTTCTATTAAGTTAGTAAAGACTGCTCTTCATAATCTTGGACATAAGGCCGTATTTGTTCCTGTTGGAACGTGGGGTAGAGCGCAACTTGAAGTAAAAATCGGAAGAATTGATATCCTTCTTCCCCCTTATAGGACTCCCGAGAGAGAGAAGTATTATTCCTTCCCTGAGAAACCTTTCTTTATGGATCAGACTGTTTTAATTACGAAGAAAGGGAAAGTTATAAAGTATAAAGATTTTAAGGATCTAAAAAAATATAAAGGGATTGCTATTTTTAGTGATAGTTTTGGTGACTCTTTTGATAAAGCCGATAAGAAATATACTCTTTTAAAGAGATTTTCTAGGACATCTCAGTGCCTTAAATTCCTCTTAAGAGGACGCGCAGACTATCTTATTGCAGGAAAGAACGCAGCACTAGCTGTTATAAGTAAGCTAGGTCTTGAAGAGCAACTTGATATACAGGAGAAAGTCGTTGTTGAGACGGGGATGTATACAGCAATTTCGAATAAATCTGTTCACAATACTAAGGCCTTCAGAGAAAGCTTCTTTAATGAAATGAGTAAGTTAGTAAGTCAAAAAAGTCGCGATGAGGTACTAAAGGAAGCTCTGAGAGAATACGCGATTGAGAAGAATCAAAGACTTAAAGATTAGTCTGGGGCAGGTCATTGCCACTTTGTAGAGTTATTTGGTAGCTTTGCGAGATATGAAAGTTCTAATTACTCTATTAATACTAAGTTGTATCAGTCCAGTGCTCGCATCTAAGCACCATGTCTTTTTAATTCACGGAATTGGCGATAGTGAAAAAGCCTTTGGCGCTGCTAATATTGTTCTAAATAATCTGTTAAATGAATCTTCTGAGGAGACACAATTCTTTCTTGAGAGTTTTGAATATCAGACAGGAAATGATGATTTAAATACTGTGGATTTTGCTAAGAGTTTTACTAAGTTCTTTAAAGAGTACTTTAAAGAAAAGACAATGCTTGCAGATGATAAATTCTCCATCTTGGCCCACTCTCAAGGTGGCTTAGTCACAATGAATTGGCTTTATCATAGCTTTAAAGGTGACGCCGAGTTTACGGATTTTAATTTTATAAGAAAACATATGAAGACATTTATCTCGGCAGCCACTCCTTACGGTGGAACAGAGATCATAACTCTGGCTCTTCTCTTTCGAAGACTTAGACAGTACTTACAGTTTGGAAAGAAAGAACTTGATGATATGTACTTTCCAAGTGCCATGATTAGTAAAATGAAGGGCATGCTTCTAGGTAATGATCCTGAATTTCTGAAGTTCTTACATTCTTTAAATATTTTAAATATTGTGGGAGTCGCTCATAGACTTCCGCCACTTTCGAGTTCAGCTGCAAACTTACAAGACGATACGACTGTTCCTGTTTCTTCAGCAAATATGAATTTCTACTATTTGAAAAATCATAAGAGATACTTCCCTGGTCTTGGGGAAAAAATTCCTGTAAGCGAAACCAAGTTTTATAAGAATGCCACTGTTGTTCCAGTGAACGCAGCTCATATTTCGGTTCTCTTTGTTCCGGGGATTGTGAAAATTCCTCTGGAATGTAAAATTTTATCTGAATGTGATCATCCAGCAATTAACTTCTATTTAAATCATCTTCTTTCAAAACCACTTCCAAAAGTTGAAGAGGTGACAAGAAGCTTCGTTGTAAAGTTAAAACTAGAAGTTTCAAAGAAGTCATTAAGTTATAGCAACAGGGACCCGGCCCTTAACGTTACATTTGATTCAAAAACTTTTAATGCTTCTAAAGTTTTTGGAAAGAAATTCTTCTTAGATGATATTAAGGAAAAAGAAAGTTCTAGAGTTTATGAATACTACTACGCAGGAAAACTCTCAGAGGATAATTTAAAAGAGCATATCGTAAATATAGTAATTAAAGGACCGACTCCTTTTCATATAAGAAGAGAAGCCGATTTTAAAATATCTCCAGGATACCAGACGACATTAGATTTAAAATTAATGTCAATCGGAGACTACTAAAGGAAGAATTATGGAAATAGTTAATGACACAACAGTTTGGGATAATTCAGGTATTTATCAGTCTATTGATGATCCGAAAATTGTCGAGGACCTATCGACTGCACAAGACTTGATTACTTCTCAGATGAAGAACGCAGACTTAATTTCAAAGGCCCTTGATGAGCAAGAGTTAGGAAGTGAGCTTATTGAAGTCGCAAGAGAGATGTCAAAAGTTAGTACTGATCTTTCTATCCGTCTTAGAACAATAGGAACTTATATTAGTTCAATTCTGAGTGTTGATTCATCTAATAATACAGCAAAGACTTTGAGATCAAACTTCTCTAAAGTGACAGCATCGAAGTCGAAAGTTTATTCTTCTCTGTCAGTCTATTTAACTCTAATTGACGATGAGACACTAGAAGCTTTCTTCACTGAAGAGCTAGAACCAAAGAGATTTCAAATAGGTTTAATGAGAGATTTTAAAGATCATACATTGGACGCAAAGAGAGAATCTTTAATTAATGGTCTCTCTACAGATGGATTAAGTGCTTGGGGAAAACTTTATAATGATATTTCTGGAAGCCTTGTCTGTGATGTAGATGGTAAGAAAGTTAATTATGCTTCTGCTGCTTCTATGACTAGAGGTGGAGATGCCAAACTTAGAGAGTCTGCCTGGAGAGGAGTTCAAAACGCTTGGGAAACACACGAAGAGAGTATTGCCGCAATCTTAAATGCAATTAATGGTTGGAGACTAGAAGAAGCAACAGTGAGATCTGAAAAGAAAGAACTTCACTATCTAGATATCTCTTGTTCTCAATCGAGAATTAAAAGAGAAACACTTGATGCTCTTATTTCTTCTACCTATGAAAATAGAAGTGTTGGTCAGCGCGCTGTTAAATCTATGGCCAAAGTTTTTGGTAAAGAAAAGCTTGGGCCATGGGACTTACTTGCTCCAGCTCCAAGTAAAGAAGGAAAAGTCATCTCTTTTTCAGAAGCAATAGATACAATTGAGAAAGCATTTAATAGACTAAGTCCTGAAATGGGAGCCTTTGCTCGCATGATGTATGAGAAGAATTGGATTGATGCAAGACCTACTGAATTTAGAAAGCCCGGAGCGTATTGCACTGGTTTTGCAAACGTAAGAGAGCCAAGAGTCTTTATCACTTACTCAGGTTCGATGGGAGATCTCATTACGCTGGCCCACGAAATTGGACACGCTTATCATAGTTGGGTGATGAGAGACTTACCAATTGATGAAACAAATTACTCGATGACTCTTGCTGAGACAGCGTCAATTTTTGCAGAAACTCTTGTGAGAGAATACTTATTTGATACTTTAGAATCGAAAGAAGAGAAGTTAGAGATTTCTTGGCAAAATGCTGAAAGTGCAGCTGCGATGCTTTGTAATATCCCTGCTAGATTTGAATTTGAAAAAGACTTAGTGGAAAAGAGAAAAACTCAAACTCTTACTCCTAGTGAAATGAAGTCTCTTATGAGTGGAGCATGGAAGAATTGGTATGAAGATTCACTAAGTGAATATGATGAAATGTTCTGGGCCACTAAGCTTCACTTTTCAATTGCAGAACTTGGTTTCTATAATTACCCATACCTCTTTGGATATCTATTTAGTCTTGGAGTTCTTGCTCAAAGAGATAAGCTAGGTGAAGGATTCAATGAAGCTTATGTAAATCTTCTAAGAGATACTGGACGTATGAAAGCTGAGGATCTTGTCATGAAGCACCTAGGAAAAGATATTTCTAAGAGTGAGTTCTGGTTCGATAGTTTAAAAATTGTTGAAGACCAAATTAAAGTATTTGAGGAGCTTGTGAAATAGATGAAGTCTATTCTCTTCTTTTTATTTATTTTTTCTCTCTCTTCTTTTGGGAGTAATATTCTAAAAGAGGGAGAGTGTGTTGCCTTACCGGGAACTAAGAAATATGTAGACTTTGATTCGTCTACAAATTACCCAAAGACTTATCAATTTACTTGTGAGTTTGAATGCCTCTCTGGAAGTGAAGTTTCAAAAGTAGAGGCCTTACATAGAGTCGTCGTAAAAAGTTTATTAGACGAAGCCCGCAATGTTGTTTGTTATGGTGTAAGAGTTAAGAAAGTTTCTTGGGGTTATGACTTTGACCGAGTTGAAAAGTTCTTTCTCTATGAGGCAGGACTTCTTGAAATTACTTCCTGGGGAAGAGATGAAGGTATTGACCTCAATCACTCTAGCTCAAATTATTTAATGGATAAACTAGTTAAAACTCTTAATGAAATTCTTCCTAGTTTTAAAATTGCTTCTCAGTCCAATGTGGAAAGTGCTAGGGTGTTTGGTGAAGCGGTAGAAATAATGGAAGATCTCTTAAATGAGCTTCCAAATAAAACTGAGAGGCTTGATCAATTGCTTTTAAAAGTAAAATCAACTGATCTTAGCTCTCATACAGGATTAAACTTAGTTCTTAGAATTCTTTCTTCAAGTGCTAAGTGGCGCTTGAATTACTTGTGATTTAAATTAGACTTCCACTTTGGATGATTAAAGTGAAGTCTATGATCACAAGAGTCCGAAACAGTACTATCAGTAAATTCAATAAAACCTAGCTTCTTCCACTGCTTCTTCTTTTGAACTTCTTTGCTTGTTACGTAGATATCAAAGAATAAATTCTTCGCTCTATGATCTATATTCAACTCATCTCTAAAGTCGTTCTCATTAATGTTTTGTCCGGCTCTAGCCTTGATCATCATCCACTTAGGAGTGATCGCATTCTTTGATTCATTAAGCTCTGATATTTGATAGAGCTGTCTCATTCCGGGGTTAGAGTCGGCCTTTCCAAATGTCACAGCTAATTTCAATGTGTAAGCGATATTCTTGATAACATCTAATGTCTTTGAAACAGCAGGCTCATTGGTCATCTCAACGCCAGTGTAGTGTGGAGCTTTTGTTCCTCCAAGGTCATCTACTAAGAAGAAGTTGGCCGTCTTTACACTTTCTGATTCATCAAGTGTTGGAAAGAGTTTTCCTGCAAAACCAAAACCTCTATTACTTCCAACTGTTGTTTTAGATAACGCCACTGAAGCTCTCGTTATAATAATCGCCTCTGAACCCTTCTTAAAGTAACCCGTATATGGGTTGTCCTCAGTTATATTCCAAGTACCTTTTAAGCACGCACCATTTGGATGAGCCAGCTTGTCAAAGTGTGGAAGTAAGTCAGACTTGTCATTGAGTGTTCTATTGGCAGATTGTTTAATTTTACTTTTTAATCCATTAAATAAACTAGTATAAGAAATTTTATTCTTAGGTAGTTCTAGGTAAGGAGTAGATTTAACTTCTCCCCATACATCTTCAACTGACGAGCCTTGGTAAGCTCCAGCGATTGCACTGGTTGAAACTGTAGAAATAGTAAGAGCTAGGATTACTTTCTTCATTGGAACCTCTTAAATTTTAAATTAACTTGATCTAAATTTAACAGGATTTTGAATTCAATAAGTTTAATTTCCTCTTTCTCAGTAATAATTATATGTATGAATTTTAGACAATTAACTCTTCCAGAGCTTGGATAAGCGGTCCTTAATATTCTTTTCAACACCAATTTCAGTAGGTTGATAGAATTTAGGAGTTCCCGCTGGTGCATACTGCTGCTCGACAAAGTGATGAGGAAAGCTATGCGGGTATTGATAGGGTTTAGTATCTTTAGGCGGGTAATTTTTTAAATGATCAGGAACAAGGATCGTTTGATTATTTTCGACAAAACTTAGAGCTTCATTAATCGCATTATAGGCAGCATTACTCTTTACTGTTGAGGCCAGATAGGTTGTTGCTTGTGCAAGGTTAATTCTTGCTTCTGGCATTCCTATTTGTGCGACTGCTTGTAAACAGGAAGTCGCTACGTTTAGAGCTGTAGGGTCAGCATTTCCGACATCCTCTGATGCGAAGATAACTAGTCGTCTAGCTATAAAGACTGGATCTTCGCCTCCATCTAACATAACAGCAAGCCAGAGTATTGCTGCACTTGGATCACTTCCTCTCATACTCTTTATAAAGGCTGAGATAACATCGTAGTGGCGATCTTTATTTCGATCGTACTCTCTGGCATTCTCTAGAACGAGTGGCTTGATTTCTTTGAGTGTGAGTTCTGCTCCAGAGTTGATTTCGCTCTTTTCTATAACATCTAAAATATTTAAGGCATTTCGTGCATCGCCATTAGAGTAGTCTCCAATGAAATGAACAGCTTCTTCATTAATTTTAATATGAAACTTCGTTGCAACATTTTTAATAATTGAAGTGAGGTTCTCTTCGCTTAACTTCTTTAGTTCAATAATTTGTACTCTAGAGAGAAGTGCCTTATTAACTGAACTTCTAGGGTTCTCTGTTGTTGCTCCAATAAACTTAAAACTGCCTTGCTCGACATAAGGGAGGAGAGCATCT
This sequence is a window from Halobacteriovorax sp. JY17. Protein-coding genes within it:
- a CDS encoding endonuclease/exonuclease/phosphatase family protein translates to MNKTTRTLLAALVSTLSMNLSFSATTSIAGYSTPPLSEIHLISGQSSMDKLNPERMSILVWNIYKGGKPTFKTDFPEIIKDKDLLLIQETDSHPNVQEVYKDIEGFRFDTGVSFTYDKYPNSFSGSAIASKVDPSEVRLFRTKYREPIVSTHKVVTSATYPMAGKSEELLAISIHAINFSPMVGFFHQLEQTSEMIKNHRGPIIFGGDFNCRSLTKTNYMRNFFKKLGFKEVTFTNDTRYRSGMTGRVIDYIFVRDLKILESQVYGELTSSDHMAMRVELSY
- a CDS encoding transporter substrate-binding domain-containing protein; the encoded protein is MKLVFILAHFLLGFSSYSADITITAHPDYPPISWESGGTLKGASIKLVKTALHNLGHKAVFVPVGTWGRAQLEVKIGRIDILLPPYRTPEREKYYSFPEKPFFMDQTVLITKKGKVIKYKDFKDLKKYKGIAIFSDSFGDSFDKADKKYTLLKRFSRTSQCLKFLLRGRADYLIAGKNAALAVISKLGLEEQLDIQEKVVVETGMYTAISNKSVHNTKAFRESFFNEMSKLVSQKSRDEVLKEALREYAIEKNQRLKD
- a CDS encoding replication-associated recombination protein A, with the translated sequence MDNNNSSNLQSDLFSSTSKNNASNNTQSINSPLPFRARPTNFEGYFGQEHIFSRYKFLKEKDFPSLVLWGPPGTGKTTLANILAANSGLELYNFNAVLGGVNELKKLIATAIQLREDFGKESIIFVDEIHRFNKAQQDALLPYVEQGSFKFIGATTENPRSSVNKALLSRVQIIELKKLSEENLTSIIKNVATKFHIKINEEAVHFIGDYSNGDARNALNILDVIEKSEINSGAELTLKEIKPLVLENAREYDRNKDRHYDVISAFIKSMRGSDPSAAILWLAVMLDGGEDPVFIARRLVIFASEDVGNADPTALNVATSCLQAVAQIGMPEARINLAQATTYLASTVKSNAAYNAINEALSFVENNQTILVPDHLKNYPPKDTKPYQYPHSFPHHFVEQQYAPAGTPKFYQPTEIGVEKNIKDRLSKLWKS
- a CDS encoding M3 family oligoendopeptidase, whose amino-acid sequence is MEIVNDTTVWDNSGIYQSIDDPKIVEDLSTAQDLITSQMKNADLISKALDEQELGSELIEVAREMSKVSTDLSIRLRTIGTYISSILSVDSSNNTAKTLRSNFSKVTASKSKVYSSLSVYLTLIDDETLEAFFTEELEPKRFQIGLMRDFKDHTLDAKRESLINGLSTDGLSAWGKLYNDISGSLVCDVDGKKVNYASAASMTRGGDAKLRESAWRGVQNAWETHEESIAAILNAINGWRLEEATVRSEKKELHYLDISCSQSRIKRETLDALISSTYENRSVGQRAVKSMAKVFGKEKLGPWDLLAPAPSKEGKVISFSEAIDTIEKAFNRLSPEMGAFARMMYEKNWIDARPTEFRKPGAYCTGFANVREPRVFITYSGSMGDLITLAHEIGHAYHSWVMRDLPIDETNYSMTLAETASIFAETLVREYLFDTLESKEEKLEISWQNAESAAAMLCNIPARFEFEKDLVEKRKTQTLTPSEMKSLMSGAWKNWYEDSLSEYDEMFWATKLHFSIAELGFYNYPYLFGYLFSLGVLAQRDKLGEGFNEAYVNLLRDTGRMKAEDLVMKHLGKDISKSEFWFDSLKIVEDQIKVFEELVK